AGCGGTTCGCCGCTGGCACAGAGCTCCAGGGTGTAGGCCGGATCCAGGGGAGAAGAGGGGGCCATGGACGTCAGTCCAGCCATTCGGTATGGAAGCTGCCCGGTTTGTCGACCCGTTCGTAGGTGTGGGAGCCGAAGCAGTCGCGCATGGCCTGCACCAGGTTCTGGGGCAACCGGCCCGTGCGGTAGCTGTCGATGTAGTCGAGGGTGCTGGACAGGCAGGGCACCGGGATGCCGGCAAGCGCGGCGCCGGCCACGATCCGGCGCAGGCCGGGCAGGCGCCGGTTGATCTGCTCGGCGAACCAGGGGTCGAGCATCAGGTTCGGCAGATCGGGGGAGGCGGTGTAGGCATCCTGGATGCGCTGCAGCAGGCGGGCCCGGATGATGCAGCCCCCCTTCCAGATCTGGCCGATGGCGGCGAAGTCCAGGCCGTAGTCGTGCAGTTTCGAAGCTTCCTGGAGCAGGGCCATGCCCTGGCCGTAGCTCACGATGCAGGCGGCGATGCAGGCATCCCGCAAAGGCGCCAGGCCTTCGGCCGGAGCGCCCAGCTCCACCCCATGGGGGCCCGGACCGTGGAGCACGGCCTCGGCCGCCAGGCGCTCGGGACGCAGGGAGCTGAGCACGCGGGCATTGAGGGCGGCGTAGATCGTGGGAACGGGAACCCCCATCTCCAGCGCACTCACTACGGTCCACAGACCGGTGCCCTTCTGGCCTGCCGCATCCACGATCTGCTCCACCAGGTCGGTACCGCTGCTGGGGTCCTTGGTGCGAAGGCACACTTCGGTGATCTCCACCAGGAAGGAGGCAAGTTCCTCGCTGTCGTTCCAGAGGGCCAGCACATCGGCCATCTGATCGCCGTTCATGCCGCCGCAGCGCTTCATCAGGTCGTAGGCCTCGGCCAGGATCTGCTCGATGCCGTATTCGATGCCGTTGTGCACGGTCTTCACGAAGTGGCCGGCACCACCGGGGCCGATGTAGGTGACGCAGGGGCCGTCGTCGACCTGGGCGGCCATCTTGCGCACCAGCGGTTCGATCGCGTCGTAGGCCGAACGGGTGCCGCCGGGCATCATGCTCGGACCTTCGAGGGCACCCTTCGCGCCGCCGGAGACACCCATCCCGATGTAGCCGAAACTCTGGCTCTCCAGCTGGGCCACACGCCGTTCGGTATCCGTGTACAGCGAGTTGCCGCCGTCGATGAGGAGATCGCCTTCTTCGAGCAGGGGGGAGATCGAGGCGATGGTGTCATCCACCGGCTGCCCCGCCTTCACCATCATCAGGATGCGCCGGGGACGCTCAAGGGCGGCCACGAACTCCTCCAGGGTGCGCGCGCCCACGATGTCCTTGCCGGCGCCGCGCCCCTGCA
This portion of the Cyanobium sp. NIES-981 genome encodes:
- the gndA gene encoding NADP-dependent phosphogluconate dehydrogenase; translated protein: MGSAHFGLIGLGVMGENLVLNAERNGFSSVVYNRTYAKTEAFLQGRGAGKDIVGARTLEEFVAALERPRRILMMVKAGQPVDDTIASISPLLEEGDLLIDGGNSLYTDTERRVAQLESQSFGYIGMGVSGGAKGALEGPSMMPGGTRSAYDAIEPLVRKMAAQVDDGPCVTYIGPGGAGHFVKTVHNGIEYGIEQILAEAYDLMKRCGGMNGDQMADVLALWNDSEELASFLVEITEVCLRTKDPSSGTDLVEQIVDAAGQKGTGLWTVVSALEMGVPVPTIYAALNARVLSSLRPERLAAEAVLHGPGPHGVELGAPAEGLAPLRDACIAACIVSYGQGMALLQEASKLHDYGLDFAAIGQIWKGGCIIRARLLQRIQDAYTASPDLPNLMLDPWFAEQINRRLPGLRRIVAGAALAGIPVPCLSSTLDYIDSYRTGRLPQNLVQAMRDCFGSHTYERVDKPGSFHTEWLD